A region from the Lolium perenne isolate Kyuss_39 chromosome 4, Kyuss_2.0, whole genome shotgun sequence genome encodes:
- the LOC127292684 gene encoding uncharacterized protein, producing the protein MTVFHFLNCAVLTFGPHVVYYSATPLSEYDTIGTSVKAAVVYLGAALVKLVCLATFLKVPDANDSFDPYQELMKILIGFIDVAGLYFAMTQLTHRNISQNHKFQAVGLGWAFADSVLHRLAPLWIGARGLEFTWEYIFQGVEANANLVMTLSLAALGSLMWLRKNKPKTLIPIIYACALLLATMPSITSYLRRSLEWQTPKVVGFELFSSLIMAFISWQLFSACQRPM; encoded by the exons atGACGGTGTTCCACTTCCTCAACTGCGCCGTCCTCACCTTCGGCCCCCACGTCGTCTACTACTCCGCCACCCCCCT GTCAGAGTATGATACGATTGGCACTAGTGTAAAAGCAGCTGTTGTTTATCTTGGAGCAGCACTTGTAAAG CTTGTTTGTTTAGCAACATTCCTCAAAGTACCTGATGCGAATGATAGCTTTGATCCCTACCAG GAATTAATGAAAATCCTAATTGGGTTTATAGATGTTGCTGGCCTTTATTTTGCTATGACACAGTTGACCCACAGAAACATCTCCCAGAACCATAAGTTCCAGGCTGTTGGTCTTG GCTGGGCTTTTGCTGACTCAGTTCTGCACCGTCTTGCACCTCTCTGGATTGGGGCACGAGGGCTTGAATTTACTTGGGAGTACATCTTTCAAGGAGTTGAAGCAAATGCCAATCTT GTGATGACCCTTTCCCTGGCTGCATTAGGATCCTTGATGTGGCTGAGGAAGAACAAACCGAAAACTTTAATTCCAATAATTTATGCATGTGCTCTGCTTCTGGCAACAATGCCATCAATCACCAG TTACTTGAGGAGATCATTAGAGTGGCAGACTCCCAAGGTGGTCGGCTTCGAGCTCTTTTCCTCGCTGATTATGGCTTTCATCAGCTGGCAGCTGTTCTCTGCTTGTCAGAGGCCGATGTGA
- the LOC127292685 gene encoding uncharacterized protein: MASLSVATLPQLSAPAAAKKSSGVRYVEGMNAYSGLKGLNKVTMLGVRKSADYKFARIVASLSPAGKRRGGTFGAQCNAAGEIFQIAVVMNALTLVGVAVGFVLLRAEAAFEEAEE, from the coding sequence ATGGCGTCGCTCTCCGTCGCCACGCTCCCGCAGCTGTCCGCCCCGGCGGCGGCCAAGAAGAGCTCCGGCGTGAGGTACGTGGAGGGCATGAACGCCTACAGCGGCCTCAAGGGGCTCAACAAGGTGACCATGCTCGGCGTGCGCAAGTCCGCCGACTACAAGTTCGCCAGGATCGTCGCCTCGCTTAGCCCCGCTGGGAAGAGGCGCGGGGGCACCTTCGGCGCGCAGTGCAACGCCGCCGGGGAGATCTTTCAGATCGCCGTCGTCATGAACGCGCTCACGCTCGTCGGCGTCGCCGTCGGCTTCGTGCTGCTCCGGGCGGAGGCAGCcttcgaggaggcggaggagtga